One genomic window of Haladaptatus sp. R4 includes the following:
- a CDS encoding HD domain-containing protein has product MSDELHSLLEWFDLKDELRTGWVLRNIEAPESVAAHTWGTASLCLLYAGRADVDRERAVTMALIHDLGEARTGDIATRAEDGRETISAAEKEAAERNAVTDLVSPFEDGELVSLWEEYEARETRTARFVKDMDLVDNCLQALKYESQNRYDDTESNDHFDEFENLDEFFATAAPRFQTQLGEELFERTKTEYENEIGRECQL; this is encoded by the coding sequence ATGAGCGACGAACTACACTCCTTGCTGGAATGGTTCGATTTGAAGGACGAACTCCGTACCGGGTGGGTTCTGCGGAACATCGAGGCTCCGGAGTCGGTCGCGGCACACACGTGGGGGACGGCATCGCTGTGTCTCCTCTACGCCGGACGGGCCGACGTCGACCGCGAACGAGCGGTTACGATGGCCCTCATCCACGACCTCGGGGAAGCGCGAACAGGGGATATCGCCACCCGCGCGGAAGACGGGCGGGAGACCATCTCGGCGGCGGAGAAAGAAGCCGCCGAACGGAACGCGGTAACCGACCTCGTCAGTCCCTTCGAGGACGGCGAGTTGGTGTCGCTGTGGGAGGAGTACGAGGCGCGGGAGACGCGGACCGCGCGGTTCGTCAAGGACATGGACTTGGTCGATAACTGCCTTCAGGCGCTCAAGTACGAGTCCCAGAACCGGTACGACGACACCGAATCGAACGACCACTTCGACGAATTCGAGAACTTGGACGAGTTCTTCGCCACCGCCGCCCCGCGCTTTCAAACGCAGTTGGGGGAGGAACTGTTCGAGCGGACCAAAACGGAGTACGAGAACGAAATCGGACGTGAGTGTCAACTTTGA
- a CDS encoding proteasome assembly chaperone family protein: MTNIAVVADDIELDEPTLVEGLPGLGLVGKIATDHLIEQFDMTYYAAVDCDGIPQIAIYEDGKPDLLPPVRIYADEERDLLALRSDVPISADAAPEFADCVTGWMESNDVTPLYLSGLPQQKQPGKVPELYGTATGDMAQLLEEYDIGFPTEMGAISGPTGALLHRASRHGLGAIGLIVESDPQFPDPEAARVLLEKGVDPIAGTEVNTEELVESAEEIREQKEQFAQRMQQTEEAESSQAQPLRMFQ; the protein is encoded by the coding sequence ATGACGAATATCGCCGTCGTCGCGGACGATATCGAACTCGACGAACCGACGTTGGTCGAAGGGCTCCCCGGACTCGGACTGGTCGGCAAAATCGCCACGGACCATCTCATCGAACAGTTCGATATGACCTACTACGCCGCGGTGGACTGCGATGGAATCCCCCAAATCGCAATCTACGAGGACGGAAAACCAGACCTCCTCCCGCCGGTTCGCATCTACGCCGACGAGGAACGCGACTTGCTCGCGCTGCGAAGCGACGTTCCCATCTCGGCGGACGCCGCCCCGGAGTTCGCGGACTGTGTCACGGGTTGGATGGAATCGAACGACGTGACGCCGCTCTACCTGAGCGGCCTGCCCCAGCAGAAACAACCCGGAAAAGTGCCCGAACTGTACGGGACCGCGACCGGCGACATGGCCCAACTGCTCGAAGAGTATGACATCGGTTTCCCGACCGAGATGGGTGCCATTAGCGGCCCGACCGGCGCGCTCCTTCACCGCGCCAGTCGACACGGCCTCGGCGCAATCGGCCTGATCGTCGAATCCGACCCGCAGTTCCCCGACCCCGAAGCGGCCCGCGTCCTCCTCGAAAAGGGAGTCGACCCCATCGCCGGTACCGAAGTGAACACCGAAGAACTGGTCGAGAGCGCCGAGGAGATTCGCGAGCAGAAAGAGCAGTTCGCACAGCGCATGCAGCAGACCGAAGAGGCGGAGAGTTCGCAGGCTCAACCGCTCAGAATGTTCCAATAG